In Chryseobacterium gleum, a single genomic region encodes these proteins:
- a CDS encoding MBOAT family O-acyltransferase, whose product MLFNSIGFLIFLPIVFILYWFVFRKKYQHQNLMLLVASFYFYACWDWRFLFLLMFSIGLDFVSGLQIEKSKTKKEATFWLTLSIVINLGFLGFFKYYNFFAESFADLLSGFGFTVNVWLLNIVLPVGISFYTFHGLSYVIDIYKKRIKAETNFIDYALFVSYFPLLVAGPIERATHLLPQIQKKRVFNYEQAADGMRQILWGFFKKMVIADNCAPLVNEIFTNYQTESPANLLMGAVLFAFQIYGDFSGYSDIALGVSRLFGIELLKNFAFPYFSRDIAEFWRRWHISLSSWFRDYLYIPLGGSKGGLMMKVRNTFIIFLVSGFWHGANWTFIIWGGLNALYFMPLLLADKNRQNLEVVAMDRLLPSFKEFFKILLTFGLTCFAWIFFRAESVTQAVLYIKRIIDPALFIIPKPFPFKVFSLVAVMFVIEWINRGKNHGLEIDQFRPWIRRILYLVIIYIILRYANFGNNEFIYFQF is encoded by the coding sequence ATGTTATTTAATTCCATTGGCTTTTTAATTTTCCTGCCGATTGTATTTATATTATATTGGTTTGTTTTCAGGAAAAAATACCAGCATCAGAACCTGATGCTACTGGTAGCAAGCTTCTATTTCTATGCCTGCTGGGACTGGAGATTTTTATTTTTGCTGATGTTTTCTATAGGACTGGATTTTGTGTCCGGGCTCCAGATAGAAAAAAGTAAAACAAAAAAAGAAGCGACATTCTGGTTGACCCTAAGTATTGTAATCAATTTAGGCTTTCTTGGCTTTTTTAAATATTACAACTTCTTTGCTGAAAGTTTTGCCGATCTGTTAAGCGGATTCGGGTTTACGGTAAATGTCTGGTTACTCAATATTGTGCTTCCTGTCGGGATCTCTTTTTATACATTCCATGGTCTTTCTTACGTGATCGATATTTATAAAAAAAGGATCAAAGCAGAGACCAATTTTATAGATTACGCTCTGTTTGTAAGCTATTTCCCGTTACTTGTTGCGGGACCTATTGAAAGAGCTACCCATCTTTTACCGCAGATACAAAAGAAAAGAGTGTTCAATTATGAGCAGGCTGCAGATGGGATGAGACAGATTTTATGGGGATTCTTCAAGAAAATGGTAATTGCAGATAATTGTGCACCATTAGTTAATGAGATTTTTACTAATTATCAAACTGAAAGTCCTGCTAATCTCTTAATGGGAGCTGTTTTGTTTGCCTTTCAGATTTATGGGGATTTTTCAGGATATTCAGATATTGCATTGGGTGTTTCAAGGCTGTTTGGAATAGAACTTCTGAAGAACTTTGCCTTTCCTTATTTCTCAAGGGATATTGCTGAGTTTTGGAGAAGGTGGCATATTTCATTGTCTTCATGGTTCAGAGATTATCTTTATATTCCTTTAGGAGGAAGTAAAGGAGGGCTGATGATGAAGGTCAGAAATACATTCATTATCTTTCTTGTTTCCGGATTCTGGCATGGAGCTAACTGGACCTTTATCATTTGGGGAGGGTTGAATGCCTTATATTTTATGCCATTGCTGCTTGCCGATAAAAATCGTCAGAACTTAGAAGTAGTTGCAATGGACAGACTTTTGCCCTCTTTTAAAGAATTTTTTAAAATATTACTCACCTTCGGTCTTACTTGTTTTGCATGGATTTTCTTCCGGGCAGAGTCTGTTACTCAGGCTGTTTTATACATTAAAAGGATCATTGACCCGGCTTTATTTATAATTCCCAAACCGTTTCCTTTTAAAGTCTTTTCGCTGGTTGCCGTCATGTTTGTCATTGAGTGGATCAACAGAGGGAAGAACCATGGGTTGGAAATTGACCAATTCAGGCCGTGGATAAGAAGAATTCTATATCTGGTTATCATCTATATTATTCTGCGGTATGCCAATTTCGGAAATAATGAATTTATTTATTTTCAGTTTTAA
- a CDS encoding acyltransferase family protein has product MKLNNLQILRGISALLVCCFHFADYINFQDLRLGEILFSKGSIGVNIFFVISGFIITFTTYKKKFTANQSSELTLFYKRRIIRIIPLYFILTLAWIVLGGNFMSYFHGEGAKRLIHSVFFLPQKDTFPVLYLGWSLNYEMFFYLIFGISLLFNTKKYSFIVLLFICTYILGIIYPFEGAYLQLVTSSLNLYFVMGILLAVFFNRFTVNKSRASFISIIGISFFLLYLFGFLKITNPLITLMVVSLLVFSFLLFDFTFHYKGNRFLIFLGDISYSLYLSHPFVEIFFRKFKVAGYFNIPYFIFKILVVIAVAAFLYHFVEKKITHYLKIKLKA; this is encoded by the coding sequence ATGAAGCTTAATAACCTACAAATATTAAGAGGAATATCAGCATTACTGGTATGCTGTTTTCACTTTGCTGATTATATTAATTTTCAGGATCTACGGTTGGGTGAAATTTTATTCAGTAAAGGAAGTATCGGTGTTAATATTTTTTTTGTAATCAGTGGGTTTATCATCACTTTTACTACCTATAAAAAGAAATTCACAGCAAACCAATCTTCCGAATTAACTTTGTTTTATAAAAGAAGGATAATCAGAATTATTCCTTTATATTTTATATTAACTTTAGCCTGGATTGTACTTGGTGGAAATTTTATGTCTTATTTTCATGGCGAGGGAGCCAAGAGACTTATTCATTCGGTATTTTTTCTCCCCCAAAAGGATACTTTTCCCGTTCTGTATCTTGGGTGGTCGCTTAATTACGAGATGTTTTTCTACCTTATTTTCGGAATCTCTCTCTTATTTAATACAAAAAAATATTCTTTTATTGTTCTTTTATTTATTTGTACTTATATCCTGGGAATCATTTATCCATTCGAAGGAGCTTATTTGCAACTGGTAACCAGTTCACTTAATCTCTATTTTGTTATGGGAATATTATTGGCTGTATTTTTTAATAGATTCACAGTTAATAAAAGCCGGGCAAGCTTTATCAGTATCATAGGAATATCGTTTTTCTTACTCTATTTATTCGGGTTTTTGAAGATCACAAATCCGCTCATCACCTTAATGGTAGTCTCACTATTGGTATTTTCTTTTCTACTTTTTGATTTTACCTTTCATTATAAAGGAAACCGTTTTCTGATATTTCTGGGGGATATTTCTTATTCTCTCTATCTATCCCATCCTTTTGTAGAAATATTCTTCAGAAAGTTCAAAGTAGCAGGATATTTTAATATTCCCTATTTTATATTTAAAATACTTGTGGTAATTGCAGTAGCCGCATTCCTATATCACTTTGTAGAAAAAAAGATAACTCATTACTTAAAAATAAAATTAAAAGCTTAA
- the asnB gene encoding asparagine synthase (glutamine-hydrolyzing), translated as MCGIAGIISNNAANYQQEIKRMTDSLIHRGPDASDFEFYDNAILGHRRLSIIDLSENGKQPMFSNTKNECIVLNGEIYGYLDLKRQYAEYPYHGGSDTEVILAMYQRKQQNLIHDLPGMFAFAIWDDREQQLFSARDRFGEKPFYYAIGNNNEFIFASEIKAILASGLIHPKVNPEAISNYLQYGYVSTYQSIYSNIYTLPPAHQLIWKDGKITVSRYYSLPSKDRVISLSDAKEEFLYLLKNAVKKQLIADVQVGSFLSGGLDSSSIVALVDEFLPHQTTISFGYDHKDSELKYAKEIAEKYNTNHIEVHEQKKDLAESLLHVSPFFDEPFADTSYLPHYEICKNARKNLTVTLSGDVGDELFGGYHFYTVENMMKNHFSYKNLIAKFGLNLYKKAKTVSFVTQQNLKYDSILDFHLNSVRNVFNKSERSLLGCSTDYQQGYSFTPNPDSLNDIMRVDLENYVPGNMMVKSDRMAMANSLEIRTPFLDVDFAEFCIQLPDQLKITNENDKIILRESMNNYWTDTIRKRHKQGFGLSVKNWFDEENLIKLSNDLLKDSSQKVFNYIDFDITQKFLNKDHKHWNLLQLALWAHNNKSVL; from the coding sequence ATGTGCGGAATAGCCGGAATTATAAGCAATAATGCAGCAAATTATCAGCAGGAAATCAAAAGAATGACAGATTCTCTGATTCATCGCGGACCGGATGCTTCAGACTTTGAGTTCTATGATAATGCTATATTAGGCCACCGCAGACTTTCCATTATAGACTTGTCTGAAAACGGGAAGCAGCCGATGTTCTCCAATACAAAAAACGAATGTATTGTCCTTAACGGAGAAATCTATGGATATCTGGATCTCAAAAGACAATATGCGGAATATCCATACCATGGAGGTTCCGATACGGAAGTGATTCTTGCAATGTATCAGAGAAAACAGCAGAACCTCATCCATGATCTTCCGGGAATGTTTGCTTTTGCCATCTGGGATGACCGTGAACAGCAGTTGTTCTCTGCCAGAGACCGTTTTGGTGAAAAACCGTTCTACTATGCCATCGGAAATAATAATGAATTTATTTTTGCTTCAGAAATCAAAGCGATTCTGGCGTCCGGATTAATTCATCCTAAAGTAAATCCTGAAGCCATTTCCAACTATCTTCAATATGGCTACGTAAGTACCTATCAAAGCATTTACAGCAATATATATACTTTACCACCTGCTCATCAGCTGATCTGGAAAGATGGGAAGATTACTGTTTCAAGGTATTACAGTCTGCCGTCAAAAGACAGGGTGATCAGCCTGTCCGATGCTAAGGAAGAATTTCTGTACCTTCTGAAAAATGCTGTTAAAAAACAGCTTATAGCAGATGTACAGGTCGGAAGTTTTCTGAGCGGCGGTCTGGATTCTTCGTCTATAGTTGCTCTGGTAGATGAGTTCCTGCCCCATCAGACAACAATCAGTTTCGGATATGATCATAAAGACAGCGAGCTCAAATATGCCAAAGAAATTGCAGAGAAATACAATACCAATCATATAGAAGTTCATGAGCAAAAAAAGGACCTGGCTGAATCATTACTGCATGTTTCTCCTTTCTTTGACGAACCTTTTGCTGATACTTCTTACCTTCCACATTATGAGATTTGTAAAAATGCAAGAAAAAATCTGACCGTAACCCTTTCAGGTGATGTTGGAGATGAGCTGTTCGGCGGATATCATTTTTATACGGTTGAAAATATGATGAAAAATCATTTCAGTTATAAAAATTTAATCGCCAAATTCGGACTTAACCTTTATAAAAAAGCAAAAACGGTTTCGTTTGTAACCCAACAGAATTTAAAGTATGACTCTATTCTGGATTTTCATCTGAATTCTGTCAGAAATGTATTTAATAAATCGGAACGTAGTCTTTTGGGATGTTCAACGGATTATCAGCAGGGATACAGCTTTACTCCAAATCCTGATTCATTAAATGACATCATGAGAGTAGATCTGGAAAATTATGTTCCTGGCAATATGATGGTCAAATCAGACAGAATGGCGATGGCAAATTCATTAGAAATAAGAACTCCTTTTCTTGATGTCGATTTTGCAGAATTCTGTATTCAGCTACCTGATCAGCTGAAAATCACCAATGAAAACGATAAAATAATTCTTCGTGAATCCATGAATAATTATTGGACCGATACAATTAGAAAACGTCACAAACAAGGTTTCGGGCTCAGCGTTAAGAACTGGTTTGATGAAGAAAACCTTATAAAGCTCTCCAACGATCTTCTAAAAGATTCGTCTCAAAAGGTTTTTAACTATATTGATTTTGATATCACCCAAAAATTTTTGAACAAGGACCATAAGCACTGGAATTTATTGCAGCTTGCTCTTTGGGCTCATAATAATAAATCGGTTCTCTGA
- a CDS encoding glycosyltransferase family 2 protein, with amino-acid sequence MKISVIIPVYNAEKYVSQAVESALQFDEVHEVILVEDKSPDNALEVCQQLTEKYSRVQLYQHPDKGNHGAGPTRNLGIEKSTGDFIAFLDADDYYLPNRFDAERELFKNPEIEGVYGALGVHYYSEKAKEQYYKLFQDRLTTVYKIHDPKDVFPGQMNMLGSFGLFSIDALTIRKESMLRKMNPLFKTNLRLHQDTEFLFRLSYYLDLYPGILDKAVAVRGVHEDNRITKVDSKKIKPSTTRVLLWKEVKDWSENEDTIPAHMKLHIKRMHRSFEIANAPFFKKWNMILKYLVTDYPSIRSGLYNINFRKYLF; translated from the coding sequence ATGAAAATCTCAGTCATCATTCCCGTTTATAATGCAGAAAAATATGTCTCCCAAGCAGTAGAATCTGCGCTTCAATTTGATGAAGTTCATGAGGTTATATTAGTAGAGGACAAATCTCCCGACAACGCTTTGGAGGTCTGTCAGCAACTTACTGAAAAATATAGCAGAGTTCAGCTTTACCAGCACCCCGACAAAGGCAACCACGGTGCAGGCCCTACCAGAAATCTTGGGATAGAAAAATCAACCGGGGATTTTATTGCTTTCTTAGATGCCGACGATTATTACCTTCCGAATAGATTTGATGCTGAAAGAGAATTATTTAAAAATCCTGAAATAGAAGGTGTTTATGGTGCGTTGGGTGTACATTATTACTCGGAAAAGGCAAAAGAACAGTATTATAAACTTTTTCAGGACCGCTTAACGACGGTATATAAAATTCATGACCCTAAGGATGTATTCCCAGGACAAATGAATATGTTGGGAAGCTTTGGTTTATTTAGTATTGACGCTTTAACGATCAGGAAAGAATCTATGCTGCGCAAGATGAATCCTTTATTTAAAACAAATTTAAGATTGCACCAGGATACCGAATTTTTATTCCGTTTATCCTATTACCTTGATCTTTATCCTGGTATTTTAGACAAAGCAGTTGCGGTAAGGGGTGTACATGAAGACAACAGGATTACAAAGGTAGATTCTAAGAAAATAAAACCTTCCACTACAAGAGTTTTGCTTTGGAAAGAAGTGAAAGACTGGTCAGAAAACGAAGATACAATTCCAGCTCATATGAAACTCCACATTAAAAGAATGCATCGTAGTTTTGAAATTGCCAATGCTCCCTTCTTCAAAAAATGGAATATGATTCTGAAATATCTTGTCACAGATTATCCAAGCATCCGCTCCGGATTGTATAATATTAATTTCAGGAAATATCTATTCTGA
- a CDS encoding acyltransferase family protein: MKISQITFTRFVAAIAIVISHFNKDLFLYQINYLSDIFLRANVGVSYFFILSGFIMMVAYHKKNSIDYLDFYRNRFARIYPLYVVGLLLYLVTRSSDFSLYKLILYLFGIQSWIPGEALVLNFPGWSISVEFLFYLLFPLLYNRYYSKKNKSIWVITILIWLITQVFSNFYVKSLWYEGPHTKSHEFGFYFPLMHLNEFLIGNLAGMYFVKNFKQKNYDVPVIILFMAVLLALIFIPLNFHNGLMAVLFIPLIILISYNNGVLTKLFSLKPLEYLGEISYAIYIVHIPVLYIIREILKWQHMLLDIDTVFWIYIAVLLIISALFYQWIEKPLRDYLKKLKIG, translated from the coding sequence GTGAAAATAAGTCAGATTACCTTTACGAGATTTGTAGCAGCTATTGCGATTGTCATTTCGCATTTTAATAAAGACTTATTTTTATATCAGATCAATTATCTGTCAGATATTTTCCTGCGGGCCAATGTTGGCGTAAGCTACTTTTTTATTCTTTCGGGATTCATTATGATGGTTGCCTACCATAAAAAGAATTCCATTGATTACCTGGATTTTTACCGGAACAGATTCGCCAGGATTTATCCTTTATATGTTGTAGGGCTTTTGTTATATCTTGTTACCAGGTCCTCCGACTTCAGTTTATATAAACTGATATTGTATCTGTTTGGCATTCAAAGCTGGATCCCTGGCGAAGCTTTAGTCCTGAATTTTCCCGGATGGTCTATTTCTGTAGAATTCCTTTTCTATTTGCTGTTTCCTCTATTATACAACAGATATTATTCGAAAAAGAATAAGAGCATTTGGGTGATTACAATCTTAATATGGCTGATCACACAGGTATTCTCGAATTTTTATGTAAAATCTTTATGGTATGAAGGACCTCATACAAAAAGCCATGAATTTGGATTTTATTTTCCACTCATGCACCTTAATGAATTTTTAATAGGAAATCTGGCAGGAATGTATTTTGTGAAGAATTTTAAGCAAAAGAACTATGACGTTCCTGTTATTATTTTATTTATGGCAGTATTGCTGGCTCTTATTTTTATTCCGCTTAATTTTCATAATGGCCTTATGGCAGTGCTTTTCATCCCATTAATTATTCTGATCTCTTATAATAATGGGGTACTCACCAAGCTTTTCTCTTTAAAACCTTTGGAATATCTTGGAGAAATAAGTTATGCAATCTATATTGTGCATATTCCGGTTTTGTATATCATAAGGGAGATTTTGAAATGGCAGCATATGTTGCTTGACATTGATACGGTTTTCTGGATATATATAGCTGTTTTGCTTATTATATCTGCTTTGTTCTATCAGTGGATTGAAAAGCCTTTAAGAGATTACCTGAAAAAACTAAAAATAGGCTGA
- a CDS encoding glycosyltransferase family 2 protein — MLDISVIIPVYNAADFLKKSVQSALQFEEVKEVILVEDKSSDHSLEVCKELAGEDQRVQLFQHPDKGNHGAAASRNLGIEKATSSFITFLDADDYYLPNRFDAEKELFKEPHVDGIFNAIGVEYLTEKGKKEFQSKFSDNTLTTVNYPAEGKEVFRGLLGLTPKTFGTFFHLNGLTVRKSALERNNLRFNNILRVHQDSDFIIKLAYHCHLKSGSIDQAVAMRGIHDDNRITKIVRYSPQYNRRQFLFWNSLYEWSRSVSMDTDAANHLYLQKKAFELSEKKGVSKMVNLLTAILKNPDILKTQYRFTYIRS; from the coding sequence ATGCTTGATATTTCTGTCATTATCCCTGTATACAATGCTGCTGATTTTCTAAAGAAATCAGTACAGTCTGCCCTGCAATTTGAAGAAGTGAAAGAAGTTATTTTAGTTGAAGATAAATCTTCTGATCATTCCCTGGAAGTTTGTAAAGAATTAGCAGGTGAAGATCAAAGAGTTCAATTATTCCAGCATCCTGACAAAGGAAACCATGGTGCTGCTGCTTCAAGAAATCTGGGTATTGAAAAAGCCACCTCAAGCTTCATTACATTTCTGGATGCTGATGATTATTACCTACCCAATAGGTTTGATGCGGAGAAAGAACTTTTTAAAGAGCCTCATGTAGATGGAATCTTCAATGCCATAGGGGTTGAATATCTCACTGAAAAAGGGAAAAAGGAATTTCAGTCGAAGTTCAGTGACAATACATTGACAACAGTAAATTATCCGGCAGAAGGAAAGGAAGTATTCAGAGGGCTTCTCGGGCTTACACCGAAAACTTTCGGTACATTTTTCCATTTGAATGGATTAACCGTCAGAAAATCTGCTCTGGAACGGAATAATCTGAGATTTAATAATATTCTCCGCGTACACCAGGACTCTGATTTTATCATTAAACTGGCTTACCACTGCCATCTGAAATCAGGTAGTATAGACCAGGCCGTTGCGATGAGAGGAATACATGATGATAACAGAATTACCAAGATTGTCCGATATTCGCCACAATACAACAGGAGACAATTCCTTTTCTGGAATTCATTATATGAGTGGTCCAGATCTGTGTCCATGGATACAGATGCCGCAAATCACCTTTATTTACAGAAAAAAGCATTTGAACTTTCTGAGAAAAAAGGAGTTTCCAAAATGGTGAATCTATTGACTGCCATTCTAAAAAATCCAGATATCCTGAAAACGCAATACCGCTTTACGTACATCCGCTCATGA
- a CDS encoding glycosyltransferase family 2 protein yields the protein MKPEISVIMLTYNHASYLKEAIEGVLSQKTDFPFELIICNDNSPDDSDRIISEFATQYPNIIRYFNHKTNIGFVENQRFAFAQAKGKYLAYCEGDDYWTDPEKLQFQYDFLENNSEYVMVTARNLLFHQDENKMTEDGKDSMFNGREYIDYTQDSFFVQRPTQTFTYLIRKDCIDEKWIDIYPNYRDLYYFYHALEFGKGRSFNKVVGVYRLHSGGVYSSLETEKQYRTSIDIFKNIKRINNDPRADQQILKTLDQLINKYYYEKEFVSPLWNRNLYAAIFERFSISKNIGTGISQLLKIIKYTFTR from the coding sequence CGGTCATTATGCTCACTTACAATCACGCCTCTTATTTAAAGGAGGCTATTGAAGGTGTGCTTTCTCAAAAAACAGACTTTCCGTTTGAGTTGATTATTTGTAATGACAATTCACCGGATGATTCTGACAGGATTATTTCAGAATTTGCAACGCAATACCCGAATATCATACGGTATTTTAATCATAAGACCAATATCGGTTTTGTGGAAAATCAAAGATTTGCATTCGCTCAGGCTAAAGGAAAGTATTTGGCCTACTGTGAAGGGGATGATTACTGGACTGATCCGGAAAAACTACAGTTTCAGTATGATTTCCTTGAAAACAATTCAGAATACGTCATGGTGACTGCCAGAAATTTACTGTTTCATCAGGATGAAAATAAGATGACAGAAGATGGAAAAGACTCCATGTTCAACGGACGGGAATATATTGACTATACCCAGGACAGCTTTTTTGTACAGCGCCCTACCCAAACTTTCACTTATCTGATCAGAAAAGACTGTATTGATGAGAAGTGGATTGACATTTATCCCAATTACAGAGATCTTTACTATTTTTACCATGCCCTTGAATTCGGGAAAGGCAGAAGCTTTAATAAAGTAGTGGGAGTCTACAGGCTTCACAGCGGTGGTGTATACAGCTCATTAGAAACAGAAAAGCAATACCGCACTTCCATTGATATTTTTAAAAATATTAAAAGGATTAATAATGATCCGAGAGCAGATCAGCAGATATTAAAAACCTTAGATCAGCTTATCAATAAATATTATTATGAAAAGGAATTTGTTTCACCTTTATGGAACAGGAATCTTTATGCAGCCATCTTTGAACGCTTTTCCATTTCAAAAAATATAGGAACAGGGATAAGCCAGCTGTTAAAGATTATAAAATATACTTTCACCAGATAA
- a CDS encoding class I SAM-dependent methyltransferase, translated as MGEITRVLKTFIGYLKRPDLYPELGRKIIKNTVNRGNAFKGKEKTNSWAAERCISQEEAVSRLFGLDIKPFRVEYHEILSFAEQREKECPVKMGGPGALELIYYACEFTKAQHVVETGVAYGWSSLASLLSLAKRGGRLYSSDMPYLAQDGDQYVGYVVPEKLKSNWKLFRFADKESLPKIFAENAVFDVLHYDSDKSYNGRIWAYDELYKHLRKGGVFISDDIGDNSAYQDFCEKNNINTTVVEFEGKYVGVFIK; from the coding sequence ATGGGTGAAATTACAAGAGTTCTCAAAACTTTTATCGGCTATTTGAAAAGACCTGATCTTTATCCCGAATTAGGCCGAAAAATTATTAAAAACACAGTTAATAGAGGTAATGCCTTTAAAGGAAAGGAAAAAACAAATTCCTGGGCCGCAGAAAGATGCATTTCACAAGAAGAGGCAGTGTCCAGACTTTTTGGACTTGATATTAAACCTTTTCGCGTTGAATACCATGAAATTTTAAGTTTTGCAGAACAAAGAGAAAAAGAATGTCCTGTAAAAATGGGTGGGCCTGGAGCATTGGAGCTTATTTATTATGCCTGTGAATTTACAAAAGCACAGCATGTAGTGGAAACAGGGGTCGCTTACGGATGGTCTTCACTGGCATCTCTTTTATCTCTTGCAAAAAGAGGAGGACGTTTGTATAGCTCGGACATGCCTTATCTGGCACAGGATGGAGATCAATATGTAGGATATGTAGTTCCTGAAAAGCTAAAAAGTAATTGGAAATTATTTCGTTTTGCCGATAAAGAATCACTTCCGAAAATCTTCGCTGAAAATGCTGTATTTGATGTTCTTCATTATGATTCTGATAAAAGCTATAATGGAAGAATATGGGCTTATGATGAGCTTTATAAGCATTTGAGAAAAGGAGGGGTTTTCATTAGTGATGATATTGGTGATAATTCCGCTTACCAGGATTTTTGTGAAAAAAATAATATTAACACAACTGTAGTAGAGTTTGAAGGCAAATACGTAGGTGTCTTTATCAAATAA